The Candidatus Omnitrophota bacterium genomic interval TCGTATCACCGTCATTCATGTTGTATTCGCCATCGGATGCCGTGATAGTCCCGGAGAAATCTGCGCCTTGCGCGTCTACCGTTATCTTCCCGCCTTCGGCGTTGAGTTCACCCGTTGTCTTCACGCGGTCGTTCGCGATTAAGTATATCTCGCCATTTATATTCTGGAGTGTGGTCGCTTTGATAAGCCCGTCATTATTCACGGCGTTCTCGAATATATCCTTGAGTACGCTCGCCGTTAGTATTACCGTTCCGCCGTCGCCGTTTATAACGCCCTTGTTGAGTATGGCGTCTTTCACTTCTTCACCGTTCTCGCCGGCTATTGCCGAAGATATCTCTTTATCTATCGCTACGGAGATCATGCCAAGGCTATCGAGCTGAACGGTCATTTTCTCGCCCGAAGCCAGTATTACCTTGCCCAGTTTCGCCTGGACAAGCCCCTGGTTCTCTACAGAGCCGCTAAGAAGGGCCACATATCCGCCGTCTTTCGCGACGATCTCTCCTTTATTCACTATGTAGCCGTTCCCGTTCGCGGCTTTCGTGAATATATAGGAACCGTCGAGAAAGCTCTCGTTGGTCATGTTAAGGGTCGAAGCCAGGAATCCGGCCGCGTTGATCGAGCTATTCGCGCCGAATATTATCCCATTGGGGTTAAGTAGCCATACCCGACCGGTCGCGTTCAGCGTACCGAATATCTCCGATATGGTCCCTCCCGTAACCCGATTAAGGATTATAGCGTTCGAATCCTGCAGAAAGTTCACGGTTTGCCCGTTCGCTATACAAAACCTCATCCAGTCGATGATAGCTTTGTTCCCCATCTGTTTGATGTTCATGGTCGACCCGTCCGGCTGGGTAATATATACTTCACCGTTACGAACGGTGTACCCTGACGGCAGAGCGAAACACATTGGGTTAGAAGAGAAAGCGATG includes:
- a CDS encoding filamentous hemagglutinin N-terminal domain-containing protein translates to MKSPNLFKKLKRIVAIATIIAFSSNPMCFALPSGYTVRNGEVYITQPDGSTMNIKQMGNKAIIDWMRFCIANGQTVNFLQDSNAIILNRVTGGTISEIFGTLNATGRVWLLNPNGIIFGANSSINAAGFLASTLNMTNESFLDGSYIFTKAANGNGYIVNKGEIVAKDGGYVALLSGSVENQGLVQAKLGKVILASGEKMTVQLDSLGMISVAIDKEISSAIAGENGEEVKDAILNKGVINGDGGTVILTASVLKDIFENAVNNDGLIKATTLQNINGEIYLIANDRVKTTGELNAEGGKITVDAQGADFSGTITASDGEYNMNDGDT